A DNA window from Coffea arabica cultivar ET-39 chromosome 6c, Coffea Arabica ET-39 HiFi, whole genome shotgun sequence contains the following coding sequences:
- the LOC113693882 gene encoding protein LURP-one-related 10-like, with protein sequence MAETSYGGGAGGAPAFPNPAAYGAAAAYPHPVVNPLAVVGPQFCAPYPVDLVIVRKLLTLSEGNFGVTDVNGNIMFRVKGKLFSLRDRRILLDAAGNPLLTFQQKILTAHRRWKVFGGDASDDKSLLFSVKKSSLIQFKTKLDVFLASNTKEDVCDFKIEGSWFERSCTVYAGDSSTIVAQMHKKHSVQSVLLGKDTFAVTVYPNVDYAFIVALVVILEEINEDRDGED encoded by the exons ATGGCTGAGACAAGCTATGGAGGAGGAGCAGGAGGAGCACCCGCGTTTCCAAATCCAGCAGCCTATGGTGCCGCCGCCGCCTATCCTCATCCCGTTGTTAATCCCTTGGCCGTGGTGGGCCCACAATTCTGTGCTCCCTACCCTGTTGATCTGGTTATTGTCAGGAAGCTCCTCACCCTGTCGGAAGGCAACTTCGGAGTCACCGACGTTAATGGCAACATAATGTTCAGGGTCAAGGGCAAACTCTTCAGTTTGCGCGATCGCCGCATCTTGCTCGACGCTGCCGGCAAccctttgcttacttttcagCAAAAG ATACTGACTGCGCATAGGCGATGGAAAGTATTCGGAGGAGATGCTTCTGATGATAAAAGCCTACTTTTCAGTGTCAAGAAGTCTTCACTCATTCAATTCAAAACCAAGCTAGATGTATTCTTGGCTTCTAATACAAAAGAAGATGTTTGTGACTTTAAAATTGAAGGCAGCTGGTTTGAACGGTCGTGCACTGTCTATGCTGGAGATTCTTCTACCATTGTTGCTCAG ATGCACAAGAAACACAGTGTCCAGAGTGTATTACTCGGAAAAGATACTTTTGCAGTGACTGTGTATCCCAACGTCGACTATGCCTTCATAGTTGCCCTTGTGgtgattttggaagaaatcaaCGAGGACAGGGATGGTGAGGATTGA